The proteins below are encoded in one region of bacterium:
- a CDS encoding spore germination protein GerW family protein: protein MANSGATEILDALMRNMRDIISTKTVVGEPIQNGSTTILPVMKVALGFGAGAGGGEKPGENGAGGGGGGGGGISITPIGFLVVDEKRALLITPKHSRFDWVVESLPELLDKIGHIAQDFRRKPSGEEGQRREGPPYEEPSGRPMP from the coding sequence ATGGCAAATTCCGGTGCTACTGAAATCCTCGATGCCCTCATGCGTAACATGCGGGACATCATCTCTACCAAGACCGTCGTTGGGGAGCCCATCCAGAACGGTTCGACCACGATTCTTCCGGTCATGAAGGTAGCTCTCGGGTTCGGAGCCGGGGCGGGCGGCGGCGAGAAACCCGGCGAAAATGGAGCAGGCGGCGGTGGCGGCGGCGGTGGCGGCATCTCAATTACCCCGATCGGATTTCTCGTCGTGGATGAGAAGCGCGCTCTGCTGATTACGCCCAAGCATTCACGGTTCGATTGGGTTGTAGAAAGCTTGCCCGAACTTCTGGACAAGATCGGCCACATCGCTCAGGATTTCCGCCGCAAACCTTCTGGTGAAGAAGGTCAGAGAAGGGAAGGCCCCCCTTACGAGGAGCCTTCCGGACGGCCCATGCCATAG
- a CDS encoding thiamine diphosphokinase, with amino-acid sequence MPEPLAPYGLNLLRDHYDALLVANGAPISRRLFSQLRKRSGLLIALDGGVNALFRYKTAPDWVAGDLDSATPQSLAWARENGSAVRKLLSQESPDMAKGMEFCRGLGCRNVLVAGFSGARTDHVLSSLTFAFRVRGVEVELITDDVLVMPLRGRVEREFAVPRGHTLSWFAFPKAGPCALRGVRWPFRNRLLTADGFHSLSNLPVEPVVQLFQRAGRSLLVVSLRPQTRP; translated from the coding sequence ATGCCTGAACCTTTGGCGCCATATGGCCTGAACCTTTTGCGCGACCATTATGATGCGCTGCTTGTGGCCAATGGTGCACCCATCTCGCGCAGACTCTTCAGTCAATTGCGCAAACGCTCCGGGCTGCTGATTGCGCTCGATGGCGGCGTGAATGCTCTTTTCCGGTACAAGACAGCTCCCGATTGGGTGGCTGGTGATCTGGACTCAGCGACTCCTCAGTCCTTGGCGTGGGCGCGGGAGAACGGCTCGGCCGTGCGCAAGCTGCTGTCGCAGGAGTCGCCGGACATGGCCAAGGGGATGGAGTTCTGTCGCGGACTAGGATGCCGAAATGTTCTGGTCGCAGGATTCTCCGGTGCGCGCACCGACCATGTACTGTCATCCCTCACCTTTGCGTTTCGGGTGCGGGGAGTAGAAGTGGAGTTGATTACCGATGATGTGCTGGTGATGCCCTTACGTGGCCGGGTGGAGCGTGAATTTGCCGTGCCGCGCGGTCACACGTTGTCATGGTTTGCATTTCCCAAGGCGGGCCCATGCGCGCTGCGCGGCGTCCGCTGGCCGTTCCGCAATCGCCTGCTGACGGCGGACGGCTTTCACAGTCTGTCGAACTTGCCGGTGGAGCCCGTGGTGCAGTTGTTCCAGCGCGCCGGCCGCTCTCTTCTGGTTGTGAGTCTTCGTCCCCAGACGCGACCCTGA
- a CDS encoding acyl-CoA dehydrogenase family protein, with protein MVMPYKALDYYQITDLLSEEERMVQETVRDFVTDNLMPIIEHCNRDARFPKELIPKLAELGLLGAPYPEKYGCANLGAIAYGLINQELERGDSGMRSFVSVQTGLVMYPIYAFGTDAQKDYWLPLLARGEKIGCFGLTEPDFGSNPGGMLTRAEDKGSHYLLNGSKAWITSGTVSDVAIIWAKLDGEIRGFIVDTKSEGFSAPEIKNKFSLRASVTSDLILQGVEVPKENIFPTVKGLKGPLSCLTQARYGIAWGAMGAAQAVYDEVLQYSLSRIQFDKPIASFQLVQNKLAWMATEITKGQLLAYRLGQLRQAGKLRPQHVSMAKRNNVGMALEIARVGRDILGANGISSEYHTFRHMNNLESVNTYEGTFDIHTLIIGEDLTGIPAYV; from the coding sequence ATGGTTATGCCCTATAAGGCTTTGGATTACTACCAGATTACTGATTTGCTCTCAGAAGAAGAGCGGATGGTGCAGGAAACCGTTCGTGACTTTGTCACGGATAACCTGATGCCCATTATCGAACACTGCAACCGTGACGCGCGCTTTCCCAAGGAACTGATTCCGAAGCTTGCGGAGTTGGGCCTGCTGGGCGCTCCCTATCCCGAAAAATATGGCTGCGCGAATTTGGGCGCGATCGCCTATGGTCTGATCAATCAGGAACTCGAGCGCGGCGACTCCGGGATGCGTTCCTTTGTATCCGTGCAGACCGGGCTCGTCATGTACCCGATCTACGCTTTCGGCACCGATGCTCAGAAGGATTACTGGCTGCCGCTCCTGGCTCGCGGCGAGAAGATCGGCTGCTTCGGGCTCACAGAGCCGGATTTCGGTTCCAATCCCGGCGGCATGCTGACGCGCGCCGAGGACAAGGGCAGCCACTATCTTCTGAACGGCTCCAAAGCGTGGATTACCAGCGGCACCGTGTCAGACGTCGCCATTATCTGGGCCAAGCTCGATGGCGAGATCCGCGGCTTTATTGTGGATACCAAGAGCGAAGGTTTCTCCGCGCCGGAAATCAAGAACAAGTTCTCGCTGCGCGCCAGTGTAACCTCGGACCTGATTCTTCAGGGTGTGGAAGTTCCCAAGGAGAATATCTTTCCCACTGTCAAAGGCCTCAAGGGGCCGCTGTCGTGCCTGACACAGGCCCGCTACGGTATTGCCTGGGGAGCGATGGGAGCGGCGCAAGCAGTTTACGACGAGGTGCTGCAATACAGCCTGTCGCGCATCCAGTTCGACAAGCCCATCGCCAGCTTCCAACTCGTGCAAAACAAACTGGCGTGGATGGCGACCGAAATTACCAAAGGGCAGTTGCTCGCCTATCGTCTCGGACAACTGCGGCAGGCGGGGAAACTGCGCCCGCAGCACGTGTCCATGGCCAAGCGCAATAATGTGGGCATGGCGCTGGAGATTGCACGCGTAGGCCGGGACATCTTAGGCGCGAACGGAATCTCCAGCGAGTACCATACCTTCCGCCACATGAACAATCTCGAATCCGTCAATACCTATGAAGGCACCTTCGATATTCACACGCTGATTATCGGCGAAGACCTGACGGGCATTCCGGCCTATGTGTGA
- a CDS encoding HEAT repeat domain-containing protein: MRHTSSSYIQLLANMLFKSLALLTALLCAAFCVSAQTDFHSADLDTALSFIGLHESDFVSDRIWAEDDTFLLPKIREALQSPLAAYRVTHEFSSSIPSGIADAAHVNDMAAFLSARCPEEVCRSIDSALALAPSSDPFEPLLSAFALTERYRTQAFSRLSHAQQQSFLVALPLWFRNSELPAQDSLKGALHRSFGLPVDTTQKVDADSVLTLLALVDRQALSAATYAFARGVSLTAQKTPAVAPPKKPLKVAGVEGNVLATRQTPYGTFVIGGDGTNTYSGDFAAILDVGGDDRYLSRVGCGVGVLSHPVAAVIDYSGNDLYISGKSCDQACGILGFGGLVDLGGNDEYRAGSFSQGAAFCGAALFFDKSGNDTYRAQMFAQGAAACGMAVLADGEGRDVYDLGEYGQGFASTFGAAALVDGAGNDLYRAGGLENDLPLRPEDYNSYAQGFATGSRPRGGGGFALLHDLSGNDFYDAEIYGQGVGYWYSLGCLLDDSGSDAYSTSQYCQGAGIHLAAGVLEDGAGDDHYISRYGPGQGGAHDLAVGLLYDHSGDDQYLLSGGHGMAINNSAALFLDGGGNDDYHVTVSALGEGGTAEARGFGNMGVFVDAGGHDVYSDPMKSDSTVWFLGLYGVGYDVPRSPVRPREAPITITLVPADTQRTVEQIFHDAALWEVTDYRERVKRGRMSLEAKWREAIPWVAAHKLNTMDGLERRAIVELYKAHPDSAAPYLIAALDSKDRGTRRTAITTLGEMKYRGAVKALISKIPDETYAFLRPTLLYALGDIGDTSATSTVLRYSASKVERERIGATVSLGKLRNPRVFEAIIPRLTDTLFTVSSAAIIALGAQSPAAIPVVDREFRAATPQRQEALLASVKKMGERWAAVDSLKKNVRRLAPVVRAALKSDNPRVQAAAVFAASKVLEKRDLEAVRRRLAASNDPVLAARLKELDKTLR, translated from the coding sequence TTGCGGCACACCTCGAGCAGTTACATCCAACTTCTCGCGAACATGCTCTTCAAATCTCTTGCCCTTCTGACGGCGCTGCTCTGTGCGGCGTTCTGTGTATCCGCGCAGACGGATTTTCATTCCGCCGATCTGGACACCGCCCTCAGCTTCATCGGCTTGCATGAATCGGATTTCGTATCCGACCGCATCTGGGCCGAAGACGACACGTTTCTTCTTCCCAAGATTCGCGAGGCGTTGCAGTCTCCGCTGGCGGCGTATCGAGTCACCCACGAGTTTTCCAGCAGCATCCCGTCCGGAATTGCCGACGCCGCGCATGTCAATGACATGGCGGCTTTTTTGTCCGCGCGCTGCCCGGAAGAGGTCTGCCGCAGTATCGACTCCGCGCTGGCGCTGGCTCCATCTTCAGATCCTTTCGAGCCGCTGCTCAGCGCCTTTGCGCTGACGGAACGCTACCGCACTCAAGCCTTTTCACGGCTGTCCCACGCGCAGCAGCAATCCTTTCTGGTGGCATTGCCGCTGTGGTTTCGCAACAGCGAACTTCCGGCGCAGGATTCACTGAAGGGCGCGTTGCACAGGTCCTTCGGTTTGCCCGTGGACACGACGCAGAAAGTGGATGCCGACAGCGTGTTGACGCTTCTTGCTCTCGTTGACCGGCAGGCGCTCTCCGCCGCCACCTATGCCTTCGCGCGCGGCGTCTCTTTGACTGCTCAGAAAACCCCGGCAGTTGCACCTCCGAAGAAGCCTCTGAAAGTGGCGGGTGTAGAAGGAAATGTGCTGGCAACGCGGCAGACTCCCTACGGCACGTTTGTCATCGGCGGGGACGGAACGAATACCTATAGCGGCGACTTTGCGGCCATACTGGATGTGGGCGGCGATGATCGCTATCTGTCCCGCGTCGGGTGCGGCGTCGGCGTACTCAGCCATCCGGTTGCAGCGGTCATCGATTATTCCGGAAACGATCTCTACATTTCGGGAAAGAGTTGCGATCAGGCCTGCGGCATCTTGGGTTTCGGTGGCTTGGTAGATCTGGGCGGTAATGACGAGTACCGCGCGGGTTCCTTCAGCCAGGGGGCTGCCTTCTGCGGAGCCGCGCTGTTCTTCGACAAGAGCGGCAACGACACCTATCGCGCCCAGATGTTTGCCCAAGGTGCGGCGGCGTGCGGCATGGCGGTGTTGGCCGATGGAGAAGGCCGCGATGTTTACGACCTCGGAGAGTACGGGCAGGGATTCGCCTCCACATTCGGCGCAGCGGCGCTGGTGGATGGCGCGGGCAACGACCTGTATCGGGCCGGCGGATTGGAGAACGATCTGCCGCTGAGGCCTGAAGATTACAATTCATATGCTCAGGGGTTCGCTACAGGTTCACGTCCACGCGGCGGAGGCGGATTTGCCTTGCTGCATGATCTGAGCGGAAATGACTTCTACGATGCCGAAATCTATGGTCAGGGAGTTGGATATTGGTACAGCCTCGGCTGCCTGCTCGACGATTCCGGCAGCGACGCCTACTCAACATCGCAGTATTGCCAGGGCGCGGGCATTCACCTTGCGGCGGGCGTGCTGGAAGATGGCGCCGGCGACGATCATTACATTTCGCGGTACGGTCCCGGCCAGGGCGGCGCGCATGATCTGGCGGTGGGTTTGCTCTATGATCATAGCGGCGATGACCAGTATCTGCTTTCCGGCGGGCACGGCATGGCGATCAACAACAGCGCGGCGCTGTTCCTCGATGGCGGTGGAAATGACGATTACCATGTAACCGTATCCGCCTTGGGCGAAGGTGGAACTGCCGAGGCACGCGGCTTCGGAAACATGGGTGTATTTGTGGATGCGGGCGGGCACGACGTCTACTCCGATCCCATGAAGAGCGATTCCACTGTCTGGTTTCTCGGTTTGTACGGCGTCGGCTATGACGTCCCGCGCAGCCCGGTTCGTCCGCGCGAAGCCCCCATCACGATCACGCTTGTTCCCGCGGACACTCAGCGCACGGTGGAGCAGATCTTCCACGACGCCGCGCTATGGGAAGTCACGGACTACCGTGAACGTGTGAAGCGCGGCAGAATGTCCCTTGAAGCCAAATGGCGGGAAGCGATCCCTTGGGTCGCGGCGCACAAGCTGAATACCATGGACGGTCTTGAACGCCGTGCCATTGTCGAACTCTACAAGGCTCATCCCGATTCCGCTGCGCCGTATCTCATTGCCGCCTTGGATTCCAAGGACCGGGGCACGCGGCGAACGGCGATTACAACCTTGGGTGAGATGAAGTATCGCGGCGCGGTGAAGGCGCTCATCTCCAAGATTCCCGACGAAACCTACGCGTTTTTGCGCCCCACCCTTCTGTATGCTCTGGGCGACATCGGCGACACGTCCGCCACCTCGACCGTTCTGCGCTACAGCGCAAGCAAGGTCGAGCGGGAACGGATCGGCGCCACGGTGAGCCTTGGCAAACTTCGGAATCCGCGCGTGTTCGAGGCGATCATCCCGCGCCTCACCGACACTCTTTTTACCGTGAGCAGTGCGGCCATCATTGCGCTTGGCGCGCAGAGTCCAGCGGCGATTCCCGTGGTCGACCGCGAATTCCGCGCCGCGACACCTCAGCGGCAGGAGGCCCTTCTGGCGTCCGTGAAGAAGATGGGGGAGAGGTGGGCGGCGGTAGATAGCCTGAAGAAGAATGTACGGCGGCTGGCGCCTGTGGTGCGGGCCGCCCTGAAATCCGATAATCCGCGTGTGCAGGCGGCGGCGGTGTTTGCGGCATCGAAGGTCCTCGAGAAACGGGACCTTGAGGCCGTGCGCCGGCGATTGGCTGCATCGAACGATCCCGTGCTGGCTGCACGGCTAAAAGAACTTGACAAGACTCTGAGGTAA
- a CDS encoding Glu/Leu/Phe/Val dehydrogenase: MPKSTKPPVKKSRSSRTAIRQAAENHDKTVNELSRGYLQRTEGVQNASAFDNAMAQFDEAAMILKLTPSQVAMIRQPRRITEVTLPVRMDDGSIQTFVGYRVQHNIMRGPAKGGVRFHQNVTLDEVKALAFWMTYKCAVVDIPMGGGKGGIIVDPSKLSVGEMERLSRRYFAELEDIFGPDRDVPAPDVNTTPQIMAWFMDTYSMHRGKDYVPAVVTGKPLEIGGSQGRVLATSRGLLFNLRRAVAAKGEQMKGLTVAVQGFGNVGSNAALLLHDDGCVVQGISDVFGAFYGPKGIDIREAQKYARDHGGLKGFESTGLAKQLKKPEDLLELDVDVLSPCALELVITGRNAAKVRARYIAEGANGPLDHTADKILDQKGVFIIPDILCNAGGVAVSYLEWVQNRMGYYWTEEKVNEDLERIVNKAFDSVYATAQQFNVSLRIGAFIVGIQRVSRAAELRGLYA; this comes from the coding sequence ATGCCAAAGTCTACGAAGCCTCCCGTTAAGAAGTCCCGTTCGTCACGTACTGCCATCAGGCAGGCGGCGGAAAACCACGACAAGACCGTGAATGAGCTGTCGCGCGGCTATTTGCAGCGTACCGAAGGCGTGCAGAATGCTTCCGCCTTCGACAACGCCATGGCGCAGTTCGACGAAGCGGCAATGATTTTGAAGCTGACGCCCAGTCAGGTGGCGATGATTCGTCAGCCGAGGCGTATTACGGAAGTGACACTGCCTGTACGCATGGATGACGGTTCCATTCAGACGTTTGTCGGCTACCGGGTGCAGCACAATATCATGCGCGGCCCGGCCAAAGGCGGCGTGCGGTTTCATCAGAATGTGACGCTGGATGAAGTCAAGGCGCTGGCCTTCTGGATGACTTACAAATGCGCTGTGGTGGATATTCCCATGGGCGGCGGCAAAGGTGGAATTATTGTGGATCCATCCAAGCTTAGTGTTGGGGAAATGGAGCGGCTGTCGCGCCGCTACTTCGCGGAACTGGAAGATATTTTCGGTCCGGATCGTGATGTGCCCGCTCCCGACGTAAACACCACGCCGCAGATCATGGCCTGGTTCATGGATACCTATTCGATGCATCGCGGCAAGGACTATGTTCCCGCTGTAGTGACGGGCAAGCCGCTGGAGATCGGTGGCAGCCAGGGGCGTGTGCTGGCAACGTCGCGCGGCCTGCTGTTTAATCTTCGCCGTGCCGTAGCCGCTAAAGGCGAACAGATGAAAGGCCTCACGGTTGCCGTGCAGGGCTTCGGCAATGTCGGCAGTAATGCCGCGCTGCTGCTGCATGACGACGGCTGCGTGGTGCAGGGGATCTCCGATGTGTTCGGCGCGTTTTACGGCCCCAAGGGAATTGACATCCGGGAAGCACAGAAATACGCGCGGGACCATGGCGGACTGAAAGGTTTTGAGAGCACCGGTCTGGCAAAACAGCTCAAGAAGCCTGAAGACCTGTTGGAATTGGATGTGGATGTGCTGTCGCCTTGCGCGCTGGAACTGGTGATCACGGGACGCAATGCGGCCAAGGTCCGCGCCCGTTATATCGCCGAGGGCGCCAATGGCCCGCTCGATCACACCGCGGACAAGATTCTCGATCAGAAGGGAGTATTCATCATTCCCGATATTCTCTGCAATGCGGGCGGTGTGGCGGTCAGTTATCTTGAATGGGTGCAGAACCGCATGGGATACTACTGGACAGAGGAGAAGGTCAACGAGGACCTTGAGCGGATCGTGAACAAAGCCTTTGATTCAGTCTACGCTACCGCCCAGCAATTCAACGTCAGCCTGCGCATCGGAGCCTTCATCGTCGGCATTCAGCGCGTGTCGCGTGCTGCCGAACTTCGCGGGCTCTATGCCTGA
- a CDS encoding bifunctional homocysteine S-methyltransferase/methylenetetrahydrofolate reductase gives MSTSKSRSFLDRIQNDVLVADGATGTALYSRGYSYRSCFEELNESDPEVVEALHREYIAAGADLIETNTFGASALRLAEHGFEKRVRQINRVGAQIARRAAGDSVFVAGSIGPLNRVLEPIGTLSLSDAREAFRTQIAGLLEGGVDLFVVETMSSLAEIREAIGAIRELCDLPVIASMTFTEDGKTLVGDKPSEVRRALAEFGANAIGANCSVGPQPILDVIERMGDGIPLSAQPNAGLPRVVGGRYIYLASPQYFADYARRFVDAGVSIVGGCCGTTAEHIRAVAEAVKGKRRVTVHGALLHDPDEERLTHSVTTHVPRSDFRANLGKRFQISVEIDPPRGFNAEPFIRSAQMLKSHGVDLINVADSPLARSRLSALAMAHLVHRDAGAEVLLHISCRDRNALALQSELLGAHALGVLNILAVTGDPTAVGDYPFAKGVFELDSIGLSKLVTQLNAGRDLTGREMEENTRFLLGVGVNPTATNLELEYDRFRKKMDAGAQFAFTQPLFDAATLEKFRNDISGFCKIPVFVGIMPLRSAKHAEFIHNEIPDMFVPEPIRKRMADSGTEGPRVGVEIAQTLLHAMKPMAQGAYLMPPFNKFEMAVEVLKALDLDT, from the coding sequence ATGTCCACTTCTAAATCCCGCAGCTTCCTGGACCGCATCCAGAACGATGTCCTCGTGGCCGATGGCGCGACGGGAACCGCTCTCTACTCGCGCGGTTACTCCTATCGCTCCTGCTTTGAGGAACTGAACGAATCCGATCCGGAAGTCGTTGAAGCTCTGCATCGCGAGTACATCGCCGCCGGAGCGGATCTGATCGAAACGAACACCTTCGGCGCCAGTGCCTTGCGGCTTGCCGAGCATGGCTTCGAGAAGCGCGTCCGTCAGATCAACCGCGTCGGGGCACAGATCGCGCGCCGTGCGGCAGGAGACTCGGTCTTCGTCGCAGGTTCCATTGGTCCGCTTAATCGCGTGCTCGAGCCCATCGGCACCTTGTCCCTGTCCGACGCCCGGGAGGCTTTTCGAACTCAGATCGCAGGACTGCTTGAAGGCGGCGTGGATCTGTTCGTCGTGGAAACCATGTCGAGCCTTGCGGAAATCCGCGAGGCCATTGGAGCGATCCGCGAACTGTGTGACCTGCCGGTGATTGCGTCAATGACCTTCACCGAAGACGGGAAAACCCTGGTGGGGGACAAACCGTCGGAAGTGCGTCGAGCCTTGGCCGAATTCGGCGCCAATGCAATCGGCGCTAATTGCTCCGTAGGACCGCAGCCGATTCTGGATGTCATCGAGCGGATGGGCGACGGAATCCCGCTCTCCGCCCAGCCCAACGCAGGCTTGCCGCGTGTGGTGGGAGGACGGTATATTTACCTTGCGTCGCCGCAGTATTTTGCCGATTACGCGCGGCGCTTCGTCGACGCCGGTGTTTCAATTGTCGGCGGATGCTGCGGAACCACTGCGGAGCATATCCGCGCGGTGGCCGAAGCGGTCAAGGGCAAACGCCGCGTGACGGTGCACGGCGCGCTGCTGCATGATCCTGATGAAGAGCGCTTGACGCACTCCGTCACAACGCACGTGCCGCGCAGCGATTTCCGCGCCAACCTCGGCAAACGCTTTCAGATTTCGGTGGAAATCGATCCGCCGCGCGGCTTCAACGCCGAGCCGTTCATCCGCAGTGCGCAGATGCTGAAATCCCACGGCGTGGATCTGATCAATGTCGCCGATTCCCCTCTGGCGCGTTCGCGCTTAAGCGCGCTGGCCATGGCACATCTGGTGCACCGCGACGCCGGTGCGGAAGTGCTGCTGCACATCTCCTGCCGCGACCGCAACGCTCTGGCGCTGCAATCGGAGTTACTCGGTGCTCACGCCCTCGGGGTGCTCAACATTCTGGCGGTGACGGGAGACCCCACTGCCGTCGGAGATTATCCCTTTGCCAAGGGTGTGTTCGAATTGGATTCCATCGGTCTTTCCAAGCTGGTGACGCAGTTGAATGCCGGGCGGGACCTCACGGGCCGCGAGATGGAAGAGAACACGCGCTTTCTGCTGGGAGTGGGCGTCAATCCCACGGCGACCAATCTGGAACTCGAGTATGACCGCTTCCGCAAGAAGATGGATGCCGGCGCGCAGTTCGCGTTCACGCAGCCGCTATTCGATGCCGCGACTCTCGAGAAGTTCCGCAACGACATTTCCGGCTTCTGCAAGATTCCCGTCTTTGTGGGCATCATGCCGCTGCGCAGTGCCAAGCACGCGGAATTCATTCACAATGAAATCCCGGACATGTTTGTGCCGGAACCGATCCGCAAAAGGATGGCCGATTCCGGCACAGAAGGCCCGCGTGTCGGTGTGGAAATCGCTCAGACTCTGCTCCACGCCATGAAGCCCATGGCGCAGGGTGCTTACCTTATGCCGCCCTTCAACAAGTTCGAAATGGCGGTGGAGGTGCTGAAGGCGCTGGACCTCGACACGTAA
- a CDS encoding DUF2953 domain-containing protein: protein MMWITLAILLLILLAVLLLPLGMEVASAAGVRRWYLILAGLHIPVPKPIIERARRRMRQKYEKQEVSKRKSIWQDLAGKLRGLRSKQRSQDEGFRLNDLRTTLDTVIRILHILRIRVHRLHIVIASPDPAWTGVAYGMACAAIGALPPEWPVSVEADWSGNVPQFTYRVEVSVVPVRALAVLTGFLWRRAFA from the coding sequence GTGATGTGGATTACCCTTGCCATACTGCTGCTGATCTTGCTGGCCGTGCTGCTCTTGCCTCTCGGCATGGAGGTCGCATCCGCCGCCGGAGTCCGTCGCTGGTATCTCATCCTTGCCGGACTGCATATTCCTGTCCCCAAGCCGATCATCGAGCGTGCGCGGCGCAGGATGAGGCAGAAGTACGAGAAGCAAGAGGTATCCAAGAGGAAGAGCATATGGCAGGATCTTGCGGGCAAACTGCGCGGTTTACGGAGTAAACAGAGGTCTCAAGATGAAGGCTTCCGCCTCAATGACTTGAGGACCACGCTGGACACAGTCATCCGCATACTCCACATCCTGCGCATACGGGTTCACCGGCTCCACATTGTGATTGCATCGCCTGATCCCGCATGGACGGGAGTGGCTTACGGGATGGCCTGCGCCGCGATTGGTGCCCTGCCGCCGGAGTGGCCGGTCTCGGTGGAGGCGGACTGGTCCGGCAACGTGCCGCAGTTTACGTATCGGGTGGAAGTCAGTGTCGTTCCGGTGCGCGCCCTGGCGGTGCTCACCGGCTTTCTGTGGAGACGAGCCTTTGCCTGA
- the pgeF gene encoding peptidoglycan editing factor PgeF produces the protein MQPPSTEANWQPFEDLAGFPGGISLKRDGSMSWNGQLPDEIVQNRRRYFEIVGLDPRFAVGADQVHGAEVYRVTMKDAGRGILDRETRVSGTDALITNERGLTLTTLHADCAPVFFADPKNHAIGLAHAGRRGILAGVAGKTLQAMSKEFGSIPGNVHVAIGPTICTQAYEVSLLVAEEFAVRFGQQVVWHQDDCTYLDLVAAIMVDLLEAGLNPSRIPARPPCTATNPLYASYRRDGAPARSMLSWLRMM, from the coding sequence ATGCAACCGCCGTCAACAGAGGCCAACTGGCAGCCCTTTGAGGATCTTGCAGGATTTCCGGGCGGAATCTCCCTTAAGCGGGACGGCAGCATGTCATGGAACGGCCAGTTGCCGGACGAAATTGTCCAAAACCGCCGCCGCTACTTTGAGATTGTGGGGCTGGATCCGCGATTTGCCGTGGGGGCCGATCAGGTGCACGGGGCGGAGGTGTACCGCGTGACCATGAAGGACGCTGGTCGGGGGATACTGGACCGGGAAACCCGAGTCAGCGGCACCGATGCCCTGATCACCAACGAGCGCGGCCTGACGCTGACCACATTGCACGCGGACTGCGCGCCTGTCTTCTTTGCCGACCCCAAAAACCACGCCATTGGTCTGGCCCATGCCGGGCGGCGCGGCATTCTGGCGGGGGTCGCGGGGAAGACCCTACAAGCTATGTCCAAGGAGTTCGGCTCGATTCCCGGCAATGTGCACGTGGCCATCGGCCCGACGATTTGCACTCAGGCCTATGAAGTCTCGCTTTTGGTAGCGGAGGAATTTGCCGTACGGTTTGGGCAGCAGGTTGTGTGGCATCAGGATGACTGCACCTATCTGGACTTAGTGGCGGCAATTATGGTCGACTTGCTCGAAGCAGGTCTTAATCCATCACGGATTCCGGCCCGTCCGCCCTGTACAGCGACGAACCCGCTGTATGCCTCTTACCGCAGGGATGGAGCACCTGCCCGCTCGATGCTCTCCTGGCTTCGCATGATGTGA
- a CDS encoding M42 family metallopeptidase, translated as MARKAFPSSLDILHLLSDAFGPSGHEDDVRACITDLVRPLVDDMWEDATGNLICLRKGSSKKKLMLDAHTDEVGVMVRYIDEHGFLKFAKIGGWDDRIFPSHRVKLRKRDGGFYHGTIGMSPPHVLSDEQRKKPIAAEDYFIDIGALSFEDAAARGVRVGDVGVLDDPFFEFAPDHFMGKAFDDRAGCTIVIGLLKALADGKIKTPLTVYASFSTSEELGLRGAKVAAFGIDPQVALAFEGTIGSDFPGVPADRRPCSQRKGPVISVIDSSMIVPRRMSEFLFDCAERAGVPYQIKMPIYGGTDGGAIHQTRAGVLTGVVSVPCRYIHSPNATMYWPDFVHTERLAFESVSRIHRLLE; from the coding sequence ATGGCACGCAAAGCCTTTCCTTCGTCGCTCGACATTCTGCATCTTCTCAGTGATGCCTTCGGCCCCTCAGGGCATGAAGATGATGTTCGCGCCTGTATTACCGACTTGGTACGTCCGCTGGTGGATGATATGTGGGAAGATGCCACCGGAAACCTGATATGCCTGCGCAAGGGCAGCAGCAAGAAGAAGCTGATGCTTGATGCGCATACGGATGAAGTGGGTGTTATGGTCAGGTACATCGATGAGCACGGCTTTCTCAAGTTTGCTAAGATCGGCGGATGGGATGACCGGATCTTCCCCAGCCATCGCGTTAAACTGCGCAAACGGGACGGCGGCTTCTATCACGGTACCATCGGTATGTCTCCCCCTCATGTCCTCTCCGATGAGCAGCGGAAGAAGCCCATTGCCGCGGAAGATTATTTCATCGATATTGGCGCGTTATCTTTCGAAGATGCCGCAGCGCGCGGTGTGCGCGTTGGTGATGTAGGAGTGCTCGACGATCCGTTTTTCGAATTCGCGCCGGATCACTTTATGGGCAAGGCCTTCGATGACCGCGCCGGATGCACCATCGTCATCGGCCTGCTCAAAGCCCTTGCCGACGGCAAGATCAAGACTCCGCTAACGGTCTATGCCAGCTTCTCGACGTCGGAAGAACTGGGGCTGCGTGGTGCGAAGGTGGCCGCGTTCGGCATCGATCCTCAAGTGGCGCTGGCCTTCGAAGGGACCATCGGCTCGGATTTCCCCGGAGTTCCGGCGGACCGCCGCCCGTGCAGCCAGCGCAAAGGCCCGGTGATTTCCGTGATCGACTCGAGCATGATTGTTCCGCGCCGCATGTCCGAATTCCTGTTTGATTGCGCCGAACGCGCCGGTGTGCCGTATCAGATTAAGATGCCGATTTACGGCGGTACCGACGGCGGCGCCATTCATCAGACCCGCGCGGGCGTGCTGACGGGGGTGGTGTCGGTGCCCTGCCGTTACATTCATTCGCCGAATGCCACTATGTATTGGCCTGACTTTGTGCACACCGAGCGTCTGGCGTTCGAATCGGTCAGCCGCATTCACCGGCTGCTTGAGTGA